The following are encoded together in the Brevinematales bacterium genome:
- a CDS encoding SDR family oxidoreductase has protein sequence MNAFVTGGSRGIGRAIVLKYIKEGWGCAFTYVGNEDAANETIKLAKGINSKAEVRAYKLDVKNPGQIEDVVEKAIGDFDDIRAVVNNAAVVRNNAAALMSNEEWDEVIAADLSGPFYMIRTFLMHFISNRDGRIINISSLAQAGCSGQANYSAAKAGLIGLTQTLAKEYGPKGITSNVVTVGYVETDMTKDHLAKPLHEFWMQYCPLKRVGTGEDIANTVYFLSSDEASFINGEVIRVSGGLTYAP, from the coding sequence ATGAACGCTTTTGTGACGGGCGGTTCCCGCGGAATCGGGAGAGCCATCGTCCTGAAGTATATTAAAGAAGGATGGGGCTGCGCTTTTACCTATGTCGGTAACGAGGACGCGGCGAACGAGACTATCAAGCTCGCCAAAGGGATCAATTCCAAGGCCGAAGTCCGCGCCTACAAACTGGATGTAAAAAATCCCGGCCAGATAGAAGATGTGGTCGAGAAGGCGATCGGCGATTTCGACGATATACGCGCGGTTGTGAATAACGCCGCTGTCGTACGGAATAACGCCGCCGCGCTGATGAGCAACGAGGAATGGGACGAAGTGATCGCCGCCGACCTTTCGGGGCCGTTCTATATGATCCGCACGTTCCTTATGCACTTCATCTCCAACCGCGACGGACGGATTATCAATATATCGTCTCTCGCGCAGGCAGGGTGTTCGGGACAGGCGAACTATTCCGCCGCGAAAGCCGGGCTGATCGGCCTGACGCAGACTCTCGCTAAAGAATACGGCCCTAAGGGCATCACCTCCAACGTGGTGACTGTCGGGTATGTCGAGACCGATATGACCAAAGACCATCTCGCGAAACCCCTGCACGAATTCTGGATGCAGTACTGCCCGTTGAAACGGGTGGGCACCGGCGAGGATATCGCGAATACGGTGTATTTCCTCAGTTCTGACGAAGCCAGTTTCATCAACGGCGAAGTAATCCGCGTATCCGGCGGACTTACCTACGCGCCATAA
- a CDS encoding acyl carrier protein, which translates to MTKADVIAVVKKNILDNLEDLNEADIDPSKSMKDYGANSLDIIEVVSTSMRELNIKIPRSELADISTIDQLADKFMEHM; encoded by the coding sequence ATGACGAAAGCTGATGTGATTGCGGTGGTCAAGAAGAACATCCTCGACAACCTCGAGGATCTGAATGAAGCCGACATCGATCCCTCGAAGTCGATGAAGGACTACGGAGCGAACAGTCTCGATATTATCGAAGTGGTATCCACCTCGATGCGCGAACTCAATATCAAGATTCCCCGTTCGGAATTGGCGGATATATCCACGATCGACCAGCTCGCGGATAAGTTCATGGAGCATATGTAA
- a CDS encoding 4'-phosphopantetheinyl transferase superfamily protein, which produces MDIFTDIAARFRELNIAFHYTPELAPETSLHPDELASIAHASPVRRREFATGRACAREAIRALGIAGDIPLPRGPFREPMFPDGVTGSISHTDGMTCAAAAFSRDYRAVGIDIQILGRSVSMDAAGQILNIDEHEWMNVPDGILAAFSIKEAFFKMTRCLTDTPYWFDKVSLRQPDADGQVLCRYQTPAGIYEKIAEFRRNESYIFSFCTLRADELLEGINLRTPVNPRTSSGR; this is translated from the coding sequence ATGGATATTTTTACAGACATCGCCGCGCGCTTCCGGGAGCTGAATATCGCGTTCCACTACACCCCGGAACTTGCGCCCGAAACCTCCCTCCACCCGGACGAACTCGCCTCTATCGCGCACGCCTCCCCCGTCCGCCGGCGTGAGTTCGCGACAGGGCGCGCCTGTGCCCGCGAGGCGATCCGCGCCCTGGGTATCGCGGGGGATATCCCGCTCCCGCGCGGGCCGTTCCGCGAGCCGATGTTCCCCGATGGGGTTACCGGGAGCATCTCGCATACTGACGGGATGACATGCGCGGCGGCGGCGTTCTCACGCGATTACCGCGCGGTGGGTATCGATATCCAAATCCTCGGGCGATCCGTCAGCATGGACGCGGCGGGACAGATTCTCAATATTGACGAGCATGAGTGGATGAACGTGCCCGACGGCATATTGGCGGCGTTCTCGATAAAGGAAGCGTTTTTTAAAATGACGCGGTGTCTGACCGATACCCCGTACTGGTTCGACAAGGTCTCCCTGCGGCAGCCGGATGCGGACGGACAGGTACTATGCCGTTATCAGACCCCCGCCGGAATCTACGAGAAAATCGCGGAATTCCGGCGGAATGAAAGTTATATATTTTCTTTTTGTACCCTTCGCGCGGATGAACTTTTAGAAGGAATAAATCTGCGTACCCCGGTTAACCCTCGTACCTCGTCAGGACGATAG
- a CDS encoding type II toxin-antitoxin system RelE/ParE family toxin, with the protein MDTYRAKIGLEPYRRIAGKISEFVYAQLKANPFFGNYIKKLKGEYKDVYRYRIGDFRLFYIIDEDKKLVIIVDIEQRKDAY; encoded by the coding sequence ATCGATACCTATCGGGCGAAAATCGGGCTCGAACCATACCGTAGAATAGCCGGTAAAATTTCAGAATTCGTTTATGCTCAACTGAAAGCCAACCCTTTTTTCGGGAACTATATAAAAAAATTAAAAGGCGAATATAAGGACGTTTACCGGTACAGGATTGGCGATTTCCGACTTTTTTATATTATCGACGAGGATAAAAAACTCGTCATTATTGTCGATATCGAACAGCGTAAAGACGCTTATTAA
- a CDS encoding SH3 domain-containing protein — protein sequence MRFIVSALIFIITPFLLYAELTPVSKDGKWGYADEKGVTVIPFQFKFAHSFSDGVAVVCTNYPGKELWGVIDPKGDYVFLPQFSRVDDFTDDISVFRAIVKSPDGKPMTELGILTKDGKKIVIPYASWAGIFNEGLLSVFQGEKGWTYYNKKGKPAFPGGYKGVSSFKNGLAIVIKNSKYLMIDKKGKTVKKIDPLKSPYPKQSLNPPIYYKSGESIKAFALSGLLMRDGPGTNFQKLVKIPFGAKVKILENPDTSVKFISEGIEGYWVRVEYLQTNGYVFDGYLSTLPIVKKDEGYSKMIGKVKERWEINVFPDGGEGTEMIYLSIGKNKGVMEVKAGWEWGTEYIYLYGIRPTELFLLFRYWGLIKPDAVYRIEQMEIYYASSDSQNKIRVTLNMDGTVIIKNNYGY from the coding sequence ATGCGGTTTATCGTATCAGCATTAATATTTATCATTACCCCATTCCTGCTTTATGCGGAATTGACTCCCGTATCGAAAGATGGGAAATGGGGATACGCCGACGAAAAAGGTGTAACGGTTATCCCTTTTCAGTTCAAGTTTGCCCATAGCTTCAGCGATGGAGTTGCGGTAGTATGTACCAATTATCCCGGGAAAGAATTATGGGGGGTGATAGACCCGAAAGGAGATTACGTATTTCTCCCCCAGTTTTCAAGAGTTGATGATTTTACGGATGATATATCAGTCTTTCGTGCGATAGTGAAATCTCCCGACGGAAAGCCTATGACCGAATTAGGAATCCTGACCAAGGATGGAAAAAAGATAGTAATTCCCTATGCATCTTGGGCAGGAATTTTTAATGAAGGATTACTCTCTGTGTTTCAGGGAGAGAAAGGATGGACTTATTATAATAAAAAGGGTAAACCGGCATTTCCCGGGGGATATAAAGGAGTTTCGTCGTTTAAAAATGGATTGGCGATAGTGATAAAAAACAGTAAATATTTGATGATCGATAAAAAAGGCAAAACGGTGAAAAAGATCGACCCGTTGAAAAGCCCATATCCTAAACAATCCCTGAACCCGCCGATATACTACAAATCCGGTGAAAGTATAAAGGCTTTCGCTTTGTCCGGATTATTGATGCGCGACGGACCGGGGACGAATTTCCAGAAGCTTGTGAAAATTCCATTCGGCGCTAAGGTAAAAATATTGGAAAACCCCGATACTTCGGTAAAATTTATAAGTGAAGGAATCGAGGGATATTGGGTCAGGGTCGAATATCTACAAACAAACGGATATGTTTTCGACGGGTATTTGAGCACATTACCTATTGTAAAGAAGGATGAAGGTTATAGTAAAATGATTGGAAAGGTGAAGGAGCGGTGGGAGATCAATGTTTTTCCGGACGGTGGCGAAGGTACAGAAATGATATATTTGTCGATTGGGAAAAATAAAGGAGTAATGGAAGTCAAGGCCGGATGGGAATGGGGTACTGAATATATTTACCTCTACGGGATCAGACCTACTGAATTATTCCTGCTTTTTCGCTACTGGGGGCTTATCAAACCCGATGCTGTTTATCGAATCGAACAAATGGAAATATACTACGCATCTAGTGATAGCCAGAATAAGATTCGGGTAACTTTAAATATGGATGGAACGGTTATTATCAAGAATAACTATGGGTATTAA
- a CDS encoding beta-hydroxyacyl-ACP dehydratase, which produces MTEEIEKLLKRYRKKQLADMETLTGREKFFTLAYQREAIERIIPHRDPFLLVDRLTGLDLTEGEETIIGERLIDPADPLFRGHFPGLPVYPGSLQLEMGGQLGLCLTYFFMRQSHVIAYDAKPVKVLVTKVLGAMFLEQLLPGKTAMMSARKLDYDGTFGTVLSQIMSEGKICSVSVAEVMFFDE; this is translated from the coding sequence GTGACGGAAGAGATAGAGAAACTGCTCAAGCGTTACCGTAAGAAACAGCTTGCCGATATGGAAACCCTTACCGGGCGTGAGAAGTTTTTCACTCTCGCGTACCAACGTGAGGCTATCGAACGGATTATCCCGCACCGGGACCCGTTCCTTTTGGTCGACCGTCTGACGGGCCTCGATCTCACCGAGGGCGAGGAAACCATTATCGGCGAACGCCTGATCGATCCCGCCGATCCCCTTTTCAGGGGGCATTTCCCGGGGCTTCCGGTCTATCCCGGATCGCTCCAGCTGGAGATGGGCGGGCAGCTCGGGCTGTGCCTCACCTATTTCTTCATGCGCCAGTCGCACGTGATCGCGTACGACGCGAAGCCGGTGAAGGTGCTGGTGACGAAGGTATTAGGCGCAATGTTCCTCGAACAGCTCCTGCCGGGAAAGACCGCTATGATGTCCGCCCGCAAATTGGACTACGACGGGACGTTCGGCACAGTGCTCAGTCAGATTATGTCCGAGGGTAAAATCTGTTCGGTCTCGGTCGCGGAAGTGATGTTTTTCGACGAGTAA
- a CDS encoding enoyl-CoA hydratase/isomerase family protein — translation MGFVDYQTDSGLGIITLADSRNGNRLNRESLTELSQAFNKAIMHDEIRVILLRSNGTNFSLGMDLHFLQSVRGDKCTAVETISLYTDLLLKIFESPKPVIALIYGDVKAGGTGLVAACDIVIASEETTFELSEILLGLIPANVLPFLFSLRISPQKARYLIMTAKRLTADEAHALNMVDEVHPLAGLEKAAKAVIKSLFRAAPFAVAATKDFTRKLLSTTIDEACNLARDTLLELITRGEVIDGIQAFNEGSTPAWFAKCKLSAPLVRIDEDTKE, via the coding sequence ATGGGATTTGTCGATTATCAAACCGACTCCGGTCTGGGTATTATCACCCTCGCCGACAGCCGGAACGGAAACCGTCTGAACCGCGAGAGTCTTACCGAATTATCCCAAGCGTTTAATAAAGCGATCATGCACGACGAGATTCGTGTTATCCTTCTGCGTTCCAACGGTACGAATTTCTCGCTCGGGATGGATCTCCATTTTCTCCAGTCCGTGCGCGGGGATAAATGCACCGCCGTGGAAACAATTTCTCTCTATACCGATCTATTATTAAAAATATTCGAATCCCCCAAGCCGGTTATCGCGCTGATCTACGGCGATGTGAAGGCCGGAGGTACGGGTCTGGTCGCGGCATGCGATATTGTGATCGCCTCCGAGGAAACAACGTTCGAACTCAGCGAAATCCTGCTGGGGCTGATCCCCGCGAATGTGCTCCCGTTCCTGTTCTCGCTGCGGATATCCCCCCAGAAGGCGCGTTACCTGATTATGACCGCGAAGCGTCTGACGGCCGACGAAGCCCACGCGCTGAATATGGTCGACGAGGTTCATCCGTTGGCCGGGCTGGAAAAGGCGGCGAAGGCTGTCATCAAGTCGTTGTTCCGCGCCGCGCCGTTCGCGGTGGCGGCTACCAAGGATTTTACGCGCAAGCTCCTGTCGACCACTATCGACGAAGCCTGCAATCTGGCGCGGGATACCCTGCTCGAACTGATCACCCGCGGCGAAGTGATCGACGGGATACAGGCGTTCAACGAGGGTTCCACCCCGGCATGGTTCGCCAAATGCAAACTCAGCGCGCCTCTGGTGCGTATCGACGAAGATACTAAAGAATAA
- a CDS encoding aminotransferase class I/II-fold pyridoxal phosphate-dependent enzyme: MKNALKFSLADFFFNDSPNVLNPPSDFLEWVADPEVQKGFSFFHQALLDAPRAVTKIHSNIDGKDRRVINFTSYNYLGLSTHPEVIQAVIDGVKKYGMGASGSPMLSGTFDVHVEFAKKLAEFKKKEDCILFSSGLGGNVGALQGLLRKGDILVMDEKIHKSLVDGGTLSGAKMIFFKHNDMQHLDQILSENKGKRTLLAVEGVYSMDGDLVKLPEITKMIDSSYPNVALYLDEAHSSLMFGKHGRGVGEHFGLEDKVGMDYGTLSKSFGGVGGFICSNKPIITYLRGYASAFNFSCAPSPAIVCGLIKSLEVATRDSSLRDKLWENTKYFKGKLQEMKVNIGNTESQVIPIIIGSDGRLLFEMATELQLKGLFLQPVDFPAVPAHERRFRLSMTSAITQEEMDEALNIIEDVIVKKMKKAGMI, translated from the coding sequence ATGAAAAACGCATTAAAATTTAGTTTAGCGGACTTTTTCTTTAACGATAGTCCGAACGTACTGAACCCGCCCTCGGATTTTCTCGAATGGGTAGCCGATCCCGAGGTTCAGAAGGGTTTCAGCTTTTTCCACCAGGCCTTATTGGACGCGCCCCGCGCTGTGACGAAAATCCACAGCAATATCGACGGGAAAGACCGCCGGGTGATTAATTTCACCTCGTACAACTACCTCGGTCTCTCGACTCATCCCGAAGTAATCCAAGCGGTTATCGACGGGGTGAAAAAGTACGGTATGGGAGCATCCGGTTCCCCCATGTTGTCCGGTACGTTCGACGTCCATGTCGAATTTGCCAAGAAACTCGCCGAATTTAAAAAGAAAGAGGATTGCATCCTTTTCTCCAGCGGATTGGGCGGGAATGTGGGCGCCTTACAGGGCCTTCTGAGAAAAGGCGATATTCTTGTTATGGACGAGAAGATTCATAAGAGTCTTGTTGACGGCGGAACTCTTTCCGGCGCTAAAATGATCTTTTTTAAGCACAACGATATGCAGCACCTCGATCAGATCCTTTCGGAAAACAAAGGAAAGCGCACCCTCCTTGCCGTCGAGGGTGTTTACTCGATGGACGGAGACCTTGTGAAACTTCCCGAAATTACAAAAATGATCGACAGCTCCTATCCCAATGTTGCGCTCTATCTTGACGAAGCGCATTCGTCGCTCATGTTCGGTAAACACGGACGAGGCGTCGGCGAACATTTCGGATTGGAAGACAAAGTCGGGATGGACTACGGCACATTGTCGAAGTCGTTCGGCGGCGTAGGCGGATTTATCTGCTCGAACAAGCCGATCATCACTTACCTCCGCGGTTACGCCTCGGCGTTCAATTTCTCATGCGCGCCGTCGCCCGCGATAGTATGCGGCCTCATCAAGTCTCTCGAAGTCGCCACCCGCGATTCGTCCCTGCGCGATAAGCTCTGGGAGAACACGAAGTACTTCAAGGGTAAGCTCCAGGAGATGAAGGTCAATATCGGCAATACCGAATCTCAGGTTATCCCGATCATTATCGGGTCGGACGGGAGATTGTTATTCGAGATGGCGACCGAACTCCAGCTCAAGGGATTGTTCCTCCAGCCGGTGGATTTCCCCGCTGTTCCCGCGCATGAACGCCGTTTCCGCCTGTCGATGACGTCGGCGATCACCCAGGAAGAGATGGACGAAGCGTTGAATATTATAGAAGACGTCATTGTGAAAAAGATGAAAAAGGCCGGGATGATTTAG
- a CDS encoding SDR family oxidoreductase: MVKIDMSGKAVLITGGTKGIGLSSALYFATAGAQVYLTYKWGSDDYAPLYAEFEKAGAKKPVLIQADVSNEEDGDALFAQIKEKESKLDYFISNVGFAQSPKGLDDYQKRSLYKTLDYSTWPMIDYTRRIKKVFGKYPDHVIGVSSDGPSHFYQGYDFVAASKALLEFFGKYMSVHLQREGSRLNVIRFGPVKTESFMLIFGEAFFDFVRARGIPEDMILSPDECGKAVFGLCCGFFDAMNGQIITVDKGFPYQDNIMTQYLNSKANKD, translated from the coding sequence ATGGTAAAAATTGACATGTCGGGTAAAGCCGTACTGATTACAGGCGGCACCAAGGGTATCGGCCTCTCGTCGGCGCTCTACTTCGCCACAGCGGGCGCGCAGGTCTATCTCACCTACAAGTGGGGTTCGGACGATTACGCCCCGTTATACGCCGAGTTTGAAAAAGCCGGCGCGAAGAAACCGGTACTGATACAAGCCGATGTTTCCAACGAAGAGGACGGCGACGCGCTGTTCGCGCAGATAAAAGAAAAAGAATCAAAGCTCGACTATTTTATCAGTAACGTCGGGTTCGCGCAGAGCCCGAAAGGCCTCGACGATTACCAGAAGCGTTCGCTCTATAAGACCCTCGACTATAGCACATGGCCGATGATCGACTACACCCGCAGGATCAAGAAAGTGTTCGGGAAATATCCCGACCATGTCATCGGGGTATCGAGTGACGGGCCGTCTCATTTCTACCAGGGTTACGATTTTGTCGCTGCATCCAAGGCGCTTCTCGAGTTCTTCGGGAAATATATGTCGGTGCATCTCCAGCGGGAGGGGAGCCGCCTGAATGTCATCCGTTTCGGCCCGGTCAAGACGGAGAGCTTCATGCTGATATTCGGCGAGGCATTCTTCGATTTCGTGCGCGCCAGGGGAATACCCGAGGATATGATACTCAGCCCCGACGAATGCGGTAAGGCGGTGTTCGGATTGTGCTGCGGATTTTTCGACGCGATGAACGGACAGATAATAACTGTTGACAAAGGGTTCCCTTATCAGGATAATATAATGACGCAGTATTTGAATTCGAAGGCAAATAAGGATTAA
- a CDS encoding CopG family transcriptional regulator has translation MSKTITMRVDDDLYRIIKKAADGEKRSVSNFLEWAAFNYITSDIHVGKSEMEEILQNTADLDKGLSDAKEGKYRVVE, from the coding sequence ATGTCGAAAACCATCACCATGAGGGTCGACGACGACCTTTACCGGATTATTAAAAAAGCGGCGGACGGCGAGAAACGCTCGGTGTCGAATTTCCTCGAATGGGCGGCGTTCAATTATATCACTTCTGACATTCATGTGGGTAAAAGCGAGATGGAGGAAATTCTTCAAAACACCGCCGACTTGGATAAGGGATTAAGCGACGCAAAAGAAGGAAAATACCGCGTTGTCGAATAA
- a CDS encoding beta-ketoacyl-[acyl-carrier-protein] synthase family protein: MGNKKRVVITGMATINPIADNLEDYYNNMIAGKSGVKKWHTIDVSKAECKIGGDMGDYDFAAALERLKDRLTEIHYKKIKKLFRLMTFSNKSAVITALEAYSDAGLLGFPVDPYRVSAMVGGHNFNTKYVMQQIHQFDEEPEYIDPLYGIEALDPNIPGTICEVLGIQGPAYNLGAACASGNIALRDGYRDIVTGECDIAVISGPMWDMNESDVHAMGYLDALVVDPKWLDCPEKASRPFDVQRSGFIASHGAATVIIEDLEHAKARGAKIYAEVLGVAANSNANHLPQPSADAQANLMRNLLRMGGVRPEDVDYISCHATGTPLGDVTELSAIKMAFGEHAYKMKFNAPKSLMGHTCWAAPIVELVGAVLQMNHGRLHQTINIDELAPEIDLDVCKDGPVDYPINIFLKNSFGFGGLNCCALIKKYEG; encoded by the coding sequence ATGGGAAACAAAAAGCGTGTAGTGATTACCGGGATGGCGACTATCAACCCGATTGCCGACAATCTCGAGGATTATTATAATAACATGATAGCCGGGAAATCCGGCGTAAAGAAGTGGCATACGATCGACGTATCGAAGGCCGAATGCAAGATCGGCGGCGATATGGGCGACTACGACTTCGCGGCCGCGCTCGAACGCCTGAAAGATCGTCTGACCGAGATACACTACAAAAAAATAAAAAAACTTTTCCGCCTGATGACCTTTTCGAATAAGTCGGCGGTCATTACCGCCCTCGAGGCTTATTCCGACGCCGGGCTGCTCGGCTTTCCGGTCGACCCCTACCGTGTCAGCGCGATGGTCGGCGGGCATAACTTCAACACTAAGTATGTCATGCAGCAGATACACCAGTTCGACGAGGAACCCGAGTACATCGATCCCCTCTACGGCATCGAAGCGCTCGACCCGAATATCCCCGGCACCATCTGCGAGGTACTCGGCATACAGGGTCCCGCGTATAATCTCGGAGCGGCGTGCGCGAGCGGGAATATCGCCCTGCGCGACGGTTACCGCGACATTGTGACCGGCGAATGCGATATCGCGGTCATCTCCGGCCCCATGTGGGATATGAACGAGTCCGATGTGCACGCGATGGGTTACCTGGACGCTCTCGTGGTCGATCCGAAATGGCTGGATTGCCCTGAAAAAGCCTCCCGTCCCTTCGACGTTCAGCGTTCCGGGTTTATCGCGTCTCACGGCGCGGCAACTGTTATTATAGAAGACCTCGAGCATGCTAAGGCGCGCGGCGCGAAAATATATGCCGAAGTGCTCGGCGTCGCCGCGAACTCCAACGCGAACCACCTGCCCCAGCCGTCCGCGGACGCGCAGGCGAACCTGATGCGCAACCTTCTCAGGATGGGCGGCGTCCGTCCCGAAGACGTGGACTACATCAGCTGTCACGCGACCGGCACTCCGCTCGGCGATGTCACCGAACTGTCCGCCATCAAGATGGCGTTCGGCGAGCATGCGTACAAGATGAAATTCAACGCGCCGAAATCTCTGATGGGGCATACCTGCTGGGCGGCTCCCATCGTGGAACTCGTGGGCGCCGTGCTCCAGATGAATCACGGTAGACTTCACCAGACTATCAATATAGACGAACTTGCGCCTGAAATCGATCTCGATGTCTGCAAAGACGGCCCGGTCGATTATCCTATAAATATCTTTCTCAAGAATTCGTTCGGGTTCGGCGGGCTGAACTGCTGCGCCCTGATAAAAAAATATGAAGGATAA
- a CDS encoding enoyl-CoA hydratase, which produces MSDRIKIRADEHGIVYLQMNDVERKNVFADDFIAELVEGIEQAESMSPKVIVLHGLPEVFSAGAEKKNLLDLCDGKVHVKDLIISEKLVGATVPVIAAMEGHAVGGGMVMAACCDIVIAARESRYGVVFMSLGFTPGMGCTTLLPELVGPFIANEMMFTGKRYKGSELAEMGTNINYIVPRADVMKKAGDIALQIAEKNIKSIQLLKYTLGAKRKKLLTEARLQEDMMHRLSFAYPETRKTVEEFYAGQ; this is translated from the coding sequence ATGAGCGACAGAATAAAAATCCGCGCGGACGAGCACGGAATAGTATACCTTCAGATGAACGATGTCGAGCGGAAGAACGTGTTCGCCGACGACTTTATCGCCGAACTGGTGGAGGGAATCGAACAGGCGGAAAGCATGAGCCCCAAGGTCATCGTCCTGCACGGGCTTCCCGAGGTATTTTCGGCGGGCGCGGAGAAGAAGAACCTTCTCGACCTCTGCGACGGTAAGGTACATGTGAAGGACCTGATCATATCCGAGAAGCTGGTCGGCGCGACCGTTCCCGTTATCGCCGCGATGGAAGGCCATGCTGTCGGCGGGGGTATGGTGATGGCGGCATGCTGCGATATCGTTATCGCCGCGCGGGAAAGCCGTTACGGCGTCGTGTTCATGTCCCTCGGGTTTACCCCCGGGATGGGATGCACCACCCTTCTGCCGGAACTGGTCGGCCCGTTTATCGCGAACGAGATGATGTTCACCGGCAAACGTTATAAGGGAAGCGAGCTTGCGGAAATGGGCACGAACATCAATTATATCGTCCCGCGCGCGGATGTGATGAAAAAGGCCGGGGATATTGCTTTACAAATCGCCGAAAAGAATATAAAATCTATACAGTTATTAAAATACACTCTCGGCGCGAAACGCAAGAAGCTGCTGACCGAGGCGAGACTTCAGGAAGACATGATGCACCGCCTCTCCTTCGCGTACCCCGAGACCCGCAAGACAGTCGAAGAATTTTACGCGGGGCAATAG
- a CDS encoding hydroxymethylglutaryl-CoA synthase family protein: MKKVGIEKINIYGCSLCMDQIDLAKARNRDPERVVADFLIDTRSLNPPYEDTVTMGANAALPMLSEDDKKDIGMLIVGTEGSVDFGKPISTNIHAALGLPPNVRNYETKHACYSGVAALDTAINWIASGLNHGKKALVIAADFSRKHFHKDHEFVLGGTAAAILVSENPKVLEYEIMKRGSWTTNVYDTFRPSAHAEVGNNEVSLYSYQDALEGAYMDYLEKAGETVDFDKYFKQNIYHMPFPGMAFHGHRVLCKIADIRKKSEIEAHFNIKTLPSLRYARRVGSTYGASNFVGLCGIIKSCDDLKAGERIGFFSYGSGCMGEYYSGLVLPEARKIVDSMKIDETFDKRGKVTVAEYERIETLREGYIENPDFTPDFSIADNWYDKHYAGSGKLVLKQVKDFFRTYERV, translated from the coding sequence ATGAAAAAAGTGGGTATAGAAAAGATCAATATTTACGGGTGTTCCCTGTGCATGGATCAGATCGATCTCGCGAAAGCGCGAAACCGCGACCCCGAAAGAGTGGTTGCCGATTTCCTGATCGATACACGTTCGCTAAACCCGCCGTATGAGGATACGGTCACGATGGGCGCGAACGCCGCGCTTCCGATGCTGTCCGAGGACGACAAGAAAGACATCGGCATGCTGATCGTCGGCACCGAGGGTTCCGTCGACTTCGGGAAACCGATCTCGACCAATATCCATGCCGCTCTGGGGCTTCCCCCGAATGTCCGCAACTATGAAACCAAGCACGCCTGTTACAGCGGCGTCGCGGCGCTCGATACCGCAATCAACTGGATCGCGTCGGGACTGAACCACGGCAAGAAAGCCCTGGTGATCGCCGCCGACTTCAGCCGCAAGCATTTCCATAAAGACCACGAATTCGTGCTCGGCGGAACCGCCGCGGCGATTCTGGTCAGCGAAAACCCCAAGGTGCTCGAGTACGAGATTATGAAGCGCGGTTCATGGACGACGAACGTTTACGATACGTTCAGGCCGTCCGCGCACGCCGAAGTCGGCAATAACGAGGTCAGCCTCTATAGTTATCAGGACGCTCTCGAGGGCGCATACATGGATTATCTCGAGAAAGCCGGCGAAACCGTCGACTTCGATAAGTACTTCAAGCAGAATATCTATCATATGCCGTTCCCCGGGATGGCGTTCCACGGACACCGCGTGCTGTGTAAAATCGCGGATATCCGCAAAAAGTCCGAGATCGAAGCGCATTTCAATATCAAGACTCTCCCCTCGCTGCGTTACGCCAGACGGGTCGGATCGACCTACGGCGCGAGCAACTTCGTGGGGCTGTGCGGCATCATTAAATCGTGCGACGACCTGAAGGCGGGCGAGCGTATCGGGTTCTTCTCCTACGGTTCGGGATGCATGGGCGAATACTACAGCGGGCTTGTCCTGCCGGAAGCGAGAAAGATAGTCGACTCCATGAAGATCGACGAGACATTCGATAAACGCGGAAAAGTGACGGTCGCCGAATACGAGCGTATCGAGACCCTGCGCGAGGGATATATCGAAAACCCCGACTTCACCCCCGATTTCTCCATCGCCGATAACTGGTACGATAAGCATTATGCCGGATCAGGCAAACTTGTTCTGAAGCAAGTGAAAGATTTCTTCAGGACTTACGAACGGGTATAA